A DNA window from Brassica napus cultivar Da-Ae chromosome C1, Da-Ae, whole genome shotgun sequence contains the following coding sequences:
- the LOC125580026 gene encoding uncharacterized protein LOC125580026 has protein sequence MSSSSSDEVDEALEEMVDQVVDNFIDSIVDGQANNPKRQAYIQRNRELGHNQLLNDYFKKNPSYPPEMFRRRFRMNKPLFLRIVDHLSSEVPYFQQRRNAHGRYGLSALQKCTAAIRMLAYGQSGDTYDEYLRLGERTSRLCLENFTNGIIQLFRDEYLRRPNEDDLQRLLDVGEKTNETDTLKLIHLSSSQESQAEVPR, from the exons atgtcttcctcatcaagtgaTGAAGTAGATGAAGCTTTAGAAGAAATGGTCGACCAAGTAGTTGATAATTTCATCGACTCAATAGTTGATGGTCAAGCCAACAACCCGAAGAGACAAGCTTATATTCAAAGAAATCGGGAACTTGGACACAATCAACTATTGAACGACTATTTCAAGAAAAATCCTTCATACCCACCGGAAATGTTTAGGCggcgttttcgaatgaacaaaccattgttccttcgcattgtcgatCACCTAAGTAGTGAAGTTCCATactttcagcaaagaagaaaTGCTCACGGAAGGTACGGGCTAtctgcacttcaaaagtgtacggcagctATACGTATGTTGGCATATGGTCAATCGGGAGATAcatatgacgaatatctccgacttggtgaaagAACATCACGTTtatgtttggaaaatttcaCTAATGGGATAATACAATTGTTTAGAGatgagtatctaagaagaccTAATGAGGATGATCTTCAACGATTACTCGATGTTGGAGAG AAAACGAACGAGACGGATACACTCAAATTGATACATCTGAGTTCGAGTCAGGAGAGTCAAGCAGAAGTTCCAAGGTGA
- the LOC106435645 gene encoding uncharacterized protein LOC106435645, translated as MEKKQGFFSALRGLSPSRSRTRSRSVSPARSSSPMTGGRKNFTGGAAAANYYVTQPELLIERSGSLRPVMEGPDLDEEEEGGGGSVGDSKRLRSGLGNWVKGQLSRAPSVAATAAHRRNDLRLLLGVMGAPLAPIHFSSSDPLPHLSIKNTPIETSSAQYILQQYTAASGGQKLQSSIKNAYAMGKLKMITSEIQTATRTVRNRNPSKAETGGFVLWQMNPDMWYVELSVGGNKVRAGCNGKLVWRHTPWLGSHTAKGPVRPLRRGLQGLDPRTTAAMFAEAKCIGEKNVNGEDCFILKLSTDPETLKARSEGPAEIIRHVLSGYFSQKTGLLVHIEDSHLTRIQSNGGDTVFWETTYNSSLDDYRQVEGVMIAHSGHSVVTLFRFGEVAMSHTRTKMEESWTIEEVAFNVPGLSLDCFIPPADLKTGSVADSCEYGQEERGKAAHRAKVAALEN; from the exons ATGGAGAAAAAACAAGGATTCTTCTCTGCTCTCAGAGGTCTCTCTCCGTCGCGTTCCAGGACAAGGTCTCGCTCCGTCAGCCCCGCTCGGTCTAGCTCCCCCATGACAGGGGGGAGAAAGAACTTCACTGGCGGCGCCGCCGCCGCCAATTACTATGTAACCCAACCGGAGCTTTTAATCGAGAGATCCGGAAGCTTGAGACCCGTTATGGAAGGACCCGATctagacgaagaagaagaaggaggaggggGGAGTGTAGGAGATTCGAAACGACTCCGGTCAGGTCTAGGTAACTGGGTCAAAGGACAGCTCTCTCGCGCTCCCTCCGTTGCTGCCACGGCGGCGCACCGGAGAAACGATCTGAGGCTTCTTTTAGGAGTCATGGGAGCTCCTCTCGCTCCGATTCACTTCTCCTCCTCCGATCCTTTGCCTCACCTCAGCATCAAAAACACACCTATC GAGACTTCATCTGCGCAGTACATACTCCAACAGTACACCGCAGCTTCCGGCGGACAGAAGCTTCAGAGCTCCATCAAAAACGCTTACGCTATGGGGAAGCTCAAGATGATCACTTCCGAGATCCAGACCGCGACGAGAACCGTAAGGAACCGGAACCCGTCAAAGGCCGAGACCGGAGGGTTCGTTCTCTGGCAGATGAATCCGGACATGTGGTACGTTGAGCTCTCCGTTGGCGGTAATAAAGTTCGCGCTGGATGTAACGGAAAGCTCGTGTGGCGACACACTCCTTGGCTTGGCTCTCATACCGCTAAAGGACCCGTCAGGCCTCTCCGCCGTGGACTTCAGGGGCTTGATCCGAGAACTACTGCTGCCATGTTCGCGGAGGCGAAGTGTATAGGAGAGAAGAATGTCAACGGTGAAGATTGCTTCATCCTCAAGCTATCCACTGACCCGGAGACCCTCAAGGCGAGGAGTGAAGGACCAGCTGAGATCATAAGACACGTTCTCTCCGGCTACTTTAGCCAGAAGACTGGACTCTTGGTTCACATCGAGGATTCGCATCTGACACGGATCCAATCCAACGGTGGAGATACTGTGTTCTGGGAGACCACGTACAACTCGTCCTTAGACGATTACCGCCAGGTGGAAGGGGTCATGATCGCTCACTCGGGGCATTCGGTTGTGACGCTTTTCAGATTTGGGGAAGTAGCGATGAGCCACACGAGGACGAAGATGGAAGAGAGCTGGACGATTGAGGAAGTTGCGTTTAACGTTCCTGGTTTGTCTCTCGATTGCTTTATACCGCCGGCTGATCTCAAGACCGGTTCGGTAGCGGACTCGTGCGAATACGGACAAGAGGAAAGAGGGAAGGCAGCTCACAGGGCCAAAGTTGCAGCCTTGGAGAACTGA